The Sorangiineae bacterium MSr11367 genome window below encodes:
- a CDS encoding ketoacyl-ACP synthase III codes for MPRSPVHIVDIGTYIPPQRASNTELGSEFQLDSEFLRNKIGVFERSIKDAAESTSDLCQKAFEDLLRRRSIDIASVQLVCVVTQNPDRNIPHTSAIVHQKLGMGKQCITFDISQGCAGYTHGIAVVTALVEKLGLERALLFTCDPYSTIVDRNDKATALIFGDAASVSYICRNESGYELIDSDFGTVPHSWQCLVCDDGRFRMDGRQVFSNAAREVPLSIHRLLERNGLNADDVDCFLLHPGSKYIIDFLRQNLALPPSKVPFEIAHYGNTVSSSIPIMLQQRMSRTEKDARLVLSGFGVGFSWGSNILEFKV; via the coding sequence ATGCCGCGCTCGCCCGTACACATCGTGGACATCGGCACCTACATCCCGCCGCAGCGAGCGTCGAATACCGAGCTCGGATCCGAGTTTCAACTCGATTCCGAATTTCTGAGGAACAAAATCGGCGTCTTCGAACGATCCATCAAAGACGCAGCGGAGAGCACCAGCGATCTCTGTCAAAAGGCCTTCGAGGATTTGCTCCGGCGCAGATCCATCGACATCGCCTCGGTACAACTCGTATGCGTGGTGACGCAGAATCCCGATCGGAATATTCCGCATACGTCGGCCATCGTCCATCAAAAGCTAGGAATGGGTAAGCAATGCATCACGTTCGACATCTCGCAGGGCTGTGCGGGGTACACGCACGGGATCGCCGTGGTAACCGCCCTGGTCGAGAAATTGGGACTCGAGCGTGCTCTGCTCTTCACGTGCGACCCTTATTCCACCATCGTCGACCGCAACGACAAGGCCACGGCGTTGATCTTTGGCGATGCCGCCTCCGTCTCGTACATTTGTCGGAACGAATCGGGATACGAACTGATCGATTCGGACTTCGGCACCGTTCCCCATAGTTGGCAGTGCCTCGTCTGCGACGACGGCCGCTTCCGGATGGATGGCCGGCAAGTCTTCTCCAACGCCGCCCGTGAGGTACCACTCAGCATCCACCGTCTGCTCGAACGCAACGGGCTGAACGCGGACGACGTCGACTGCTTCCTCCTGCACCCCGGGTCGAAGTACATCATCGATTTTTTGCGACAAAACCTCGCACTCCCGCCCTCGAAGGTCCCCTTCGAGATCGCCCATTATGGGAATACCGTTTCATCGTCCATCCCCATCATGCTCCAGCAGCGTATGTCTCGAACCGAGAAAGACGCGAGGCTGGTCTTGAGTGGGTTCGGCGTCGGATTCTCTTGGGGCAGCAACATCCTCGAGTTCAAAGTCTGA
- a CDS encoding acyl carrier protein, protein MVAKERIQRLFDAAEIQVSASTLDESAPLAQQGLDSLDMANLLFQIEQACKSTIAPEESARLRTLGDITGYIERAQSAGAWHE, encoded by the coding sequence ATGGTTGCCAAAGAGCGCATTCAACGGTTGTTCGATGCGGCGGAGATTCAGGTGAGCGCGTCCACGTTGGACGAAAGCGCTCCGTTGGCCCAGCAGGGCCTCGATTCGCTCGATATGGCCAATTTGCTCTTTCAAATCGAGCAAGCCTGCAAAAGCACGATTGCGCCCGAAGAGTCCGCGCGCTTGCGCACCCTGGGTGATATCACGGGATACATCGAGCGCGCGCAGTCTGCCGGCGCCTGGCATGAATGA
- a CDS encoding zinc-binding dehydrogenase: protein MSHRSTEAWVLRRGDGGKTFGPLRRETIDLPPMQPDDVLVRPLYGCWEGNMDHALRRSPVDICALREEDAVVLGNSGVVEVTDVGANVEGLAPGDVGIVFCNGTWDEYGYPIRILGYDAPGTMGVLAKTIKLHHKQIVPIPKPTRFSLPQWAAFSLRYVTAWANWRVALACWRSQMDACPPEDALVFAWGGGVALAELSLAKMMGFRTAMVTSQPSRAALLKEMGIDPIDRSTWTDATFEGEFLKAVRERSGGRGVSIFVDNLGIHYKTALKSLARQGTIATSGWKHGLTFASVRAMECIGRHLHVHTHYARYDEGEAAVRFAEEHGWMAPADERIYGWDEIPLLAEEYASGRIETYFPIFRVNE, encoded by the coding sequence ATGAGCCATCGATCGACGGAAGCATGGGTCCTGCGCCGCGGCGACGGTGGAAAAACGTTTGGCCCCCTTCGTCGTGAAACCATCGATCTACCTCCCATGCAGCCCGACGACGTACTCGTCCGGCCATTGTACGGCTGCTGGGAGGGCAATATGGATCATGCCCTTCGGAGAAGCCCCGTGGACATCTGTGCCCTCCGCGAGGAGGACGCCGTCGTTCTGGGGAACTCAGGGGTCGTCGAAGTCACCGATGTAGGGGCCAATGTCGAAGGACTCGCCCCAGGCGACGTCGGCATCGTCTTCTGCAATGGGACTTGGGACGAATACGGGTACCCCATTCGCATTCTGGGCTACGACGCCCCGGGCACGATGGGCGTGCTGGCCAAGACGATCAAGCTGCATCACAAGCAGATCGTCCCCATTCCCAAACCGACGCGTTTTTCGCTCCCGCAGTGGGCCGCGTTTTCCCTGCGCTACGTCACCGCGTGGGCCAATTGGCGCGTGGCCCTCGCGTGCTGGCGATCACAGATGGACGCGTGCCCACCGGAGGACGCCCTCGTCTTCGCATGGGGTGGAGGGGTGGCGCTGGCCGAGTTGTCGCTGGCCAAGATGATGGGATTTCGCACGGCGATGGTTACTTCGCAGCCTTCGCGCGCGGCCCTGTTGAAAGAAATGGGGATCGACCCCATCGATCGCAGCACGTGGACCGACGCCACCTTCGAGGGCGAATTCTTGAAGGCCGTCCGCGAGCGAAGCGGCGGACGCGGCGTATCGATTTTCGTGGACAACTTGGGAATCCATTACAAGACCGCGCTCAAATCGCTCGCCCGGCAGGGCACGATTGCCACGTCGGGATGGAAGCACGGCCTGACCTTCGCCAGCGTGCGCGCCATGGAGTGCATCGGGCGGCATCTGCACGTACACACGCATTACGCGCGCTACGACGAGGGCGAAGCGGCCGTGCGTTTCGCGGAAGAACACGGCTGGATGGCCCCCGCCGACGAGCGCATCTACGGCTGGGACGAAATACCGCTTTTGGCGGAGGAATACGCGAGCGGGCGCATCGAGACGTATTTCCCGATCTTCCGCGTCAACGAATAA
- a CDS encoding LeuA family protein → MDESRLIFDWNELEPRRRFDPAAVSLFDETLRDGLQNPSVIAPAIEEKLEILHAMNDLGIHAADIGLPASSPRAFDDCLRICREVERARLPIKVACAGRTMVGDIMPMIELSQRAGIPIEVYAFIGSSPIRQYAEDWDVDLIVRRSVEAIDAAVDAGLEVAYVTEDTTRSRPETLRLLFREAIEHGASRICLSDTVGHATPDGVQQLVRFTKEVIAETGVPNIGIDWHGHNDRGLALENCVRALDCGVDRVHATALGIGERVGNVPMELLLMNMKLLGLLDRDLTPMIDYVETVARAVGWSIPINYPLVGRDAFRTATGVHAAAIIKAMGKGDSWLADRIYSGVPAGVFGRSQEICVGAMSGASNVLHWLRKHDIAPSEELVTEILKIAKTRDHILTDEELLAIAGRPERHSRRSLRASRAWQEGRDGR, encoded by the coding sequence ATGGACGAGTCACGCCTCATTTTCGATTGGAACGAGCTCGAGCCGCGCCGGCGGTTCGACCCCGCAGCCGTCTCCCTCTTCGACGAGACATTGCGCGATGGATTGCAGAATCCATCGGTCATTGCTCCCGCCATCGAGGAAAAACTCGAGATTTTGCACGCCATGAACGATCTCGGCATCCATGCTGCCGACATCGGTCTGCCGGCGAGCTCTCCGCGCGCATTCGACGATTGCCTGCGCATCTGCCGGGAAGTCGAACGCGCGCGATTGCCGATCAAGGTGGCGTGTGCGGGACGCACGATGGTGGGCGACATCATGCCCATGATCGAGCTCTCCCAGCGCGCGGGCATCCCCATCGAGGTTTACGCCTTCATCGGCTCGAGCCCGATTCGGCAATATGCGGAGGACTGGGACGTCGACCTCATCGTGCGGCGCAGTGTCGAGGCCATCGACGCGGCGGTGGACGCGGGTCTCGAGGTCGCCTACGTCACCGAGGACACCACGCGCTCGCGCCCGGAGACGTTGCGGCTCCTGTTTCGCGAGGCCATCGAGCACGGCGCCTCGCGCATTTGTCTTTCCGATACGGTGGGCCATGCCACGCCCGACGGTGTGCAGCAACTGGTGCGATTCACCAAAGAGGTGATCGCGGAAACGGGCGTCCCCAACATCGGCATCGATTGGCATGGCCACAACGACCGCGGCCTGGCCCTCGAGAACTGCGTCCGGGCTCTCGATTGCGGCGTCGACCGCGTGCACGCCACCGCGCTGGGCATCGGCGAACGCGTGGGCAACGTTCCCATGGAACTTCTGCTCATGAATATGAAATTACTCGGCTTGCTCGATCGCGATCTCACCCCCATGATCGACTACGTCGAAACGGTGGCGCGCGCGGTGGGGTGGAGCATTCCCATCAATTACCCCCTCGTGGGGCGCGATGCGTTCCGCACGGCCACCGGCGTCCACGCCGCGGCGATCATCAAGGCGATGGGCAAAGGGGATTCGTGGTTGGCCGACCGCATTTACAGCGGCGTTCCTGCGGGGGTTTTCGGGCGGTCGCAGGAGATCTGCGTGGGCGCGATGAGCGGCGCCTCCAACGTACTTCATTGGCTGCGCAAGCATGACATTGCGCCTTCCGAAGAGCTGGTAACCGAGATTCTGAAGATCGCCAAAACGCGGGACCACATTTTGACCGACGAGGAGTTGCTCGCAATCGCGGGGCGCCCGGAAAGGCACTCGAGACGGTCGTTGCGCGCGTCGAGGGCTTGGCAAGAGGGGCGGGACGGAAGATGA